A window of the Coprobacter fastidiosus genome harbors these coding sequences:
- a CDS encoding glycoside hydrolase family 130 protein gives MEKIFNMPWEDRPEGCTDVMWRYSKNPVIGRYQIPSSNSIFNSAVVPFGDGFAGVFRCDNKAVQMNIFAGFSKDGIHWDINHEPIRFKAGNTNMIESEYKYDPRVTWIEDRYWITWCNGYHGPTIGIAYTFDFKEFFQCENAFLPFNRNGVLFPQKINGKYAMLSRPSDNGHTPFGDIYMSYSPDMKYWGEHRCVMKVTPFPESAWQCTKIGAGSVPFLTDEGWLMFYHGVITTCNGFRYSMGAVILDKENPEKVLYRTRDYLLAPAVSYELQGDVPNVVFPCAALQDGERVAVYYGAADTVVAMAFGYISEIVEFTKKHSYL, from the coding sequence ATGGAAAAAATTTTTAATATGCCGTGGGAAGATCGTCCCGAAGGTTGTACCGATGTTATGTGGCGTTACTCTAAAAATCCGGTTATAGGACGTTATCAGATTCCTTCCTCGAATAGTATTTTCAATAGTGCCGTCGTTCCCTTTGGGGACGGTTTTGCCGGAGTATTCCGCTGCGACAATAAAGCGGTGCAAATGAATATTTTTGCCGGTTTCAGCAAAGATGGCATTCACTGGGATATTAATCATGAACCTATTCGGTTTAAAGCCGGAAATACGAATATGATCGAATCGGAATATAAGTATGATCCGCGCGTTACATGGATCGAAGACCGTTATTGGATTACGTGGTGTAACGGTTATCACGGACCTACGATCGGAATTGCATATACGTTCGACTTTAAAGAATTTTTTCAATGTGAGAATGCCTTTTTGCCATTTAACCGTAATGGAGTATTGTTTCCTCAAAAGATTAATGGTAAATATGCCATGTTGAGCCGTCCGAGCGATAACGGACACACACCGTTCGGGGATATATATATGAGTTATAGTCCGGATATGAAATATTGGGGAGAACATCGTTGCGTCATGAAAGTTACTCCATTCCCCGAGAGTGCATGGCAATGTACGAAAATCGGTGCAGGATCAGTTCCTTTCCTTACTGACGAGGGATGGTTGATGTTTTATCACGGCGTAATCACGACATGCAACGGTTTTCGCTATTCTATGGGAGCGGTTATTCTTGACAAGGAAAACCCTGAAAAAGTATTGTATCGTACACGGGATTATCTTCTTGCTCCGGCTGTTTCTTATGAATTGCAGGGCGACGTTCCTAATGTCGTGTTCCCATGTGCAGCTTTGCAGGACGGAGAACGGGTTGCCGTATATTATGGTGCTGCAGATACGGTTGTCGCTATGGCTTTCGGTTACATTTCGGAAATTGTCGAGTTTACAAAAAAGCATTCATATCTTTAA
- a CDS encoding GH92 family glycosyl hydrolase encodes MLLSASWLRAQEPIDFVNPFIGTTNFGTTNPGAVCPNGLMSVVPFNVMGSETNKYDKDARWWSTPYEYYNKFFTGFSHVNLSGVGCPELGSLLLMPTCGELNVDYKEYGSAYRDEAASPGYYTNILTKYNIKTEVSATPRTSIARFTFPAGKSHILMNLGEGLTNESGATLRRVNDREIEGSKLLGTFCYNPQAVFPIYFVMRVSKSPAQIGYWKKQRPMAGVEAEWDKDNGKYKLYTRYGKEMSGDDVGAFFTFDTQSGEQIEVQIGVSFVSIANARENLDKEQSGFNFEKVKADARKQWNEELSKIEVEGGTHDDKVVFYTALYHILIHPNILQDVNGQYPVMESDQIKTAKGDRYTVFSLWDTYRNVHQFLSLVYPEKQMAMVNTMIDMYKEHGWLPKWELYGRETLTMEGDPSIPVITDTWLRGLRDFDIDTAYEAMIKSATTPGKDNLMRPDNDDYLGKGYVPLREQYDNSVSHALEYYIADFALSQLAESLGKKDDARLFHDRSLGYKNYYCKEFGTLRPILPDGSFYSPFNPRQGENFEPNPGFHEGSAWNYTFYVPHDIPGLTKLMGGKKPFIDKLQSVFDEGLYDPANEPDIAYPYLFSQFKGEEWRTQKEVNRLLKKYFKNQPDGIPGNDDTGTMSAWAVFSMMGFYPDCPGLPRYTLTSPLFDRITIHLDPKYYKQKEIIIETERPSSDAIFIDRVDQNDKKIKGYFITHDELTQNGPIKFVLKK; translated from the coding sequence ATGCTCCTGAGCGCGTCGTGGTTACGGGCTCAGGAGCCTATTGATTTCGTTAATCCGTTTATCGGAACAACGAATTTTGGGACGACCAATCCCGGAGCAGTTTGTCCGAACGGGTTGATGTCGGTCGTTCCGTTTAATGTGATGGGATCGGAAACGAATAAGTATGATAAAGATGCCCGTTGGTGGTCAACACCTTATGAATATTACAACAAATTTTTTACGGGATTTTCGCATGTGAACCTTAGTGGCGTAGGGTGTCCCGAATTAGGAAGTCTTTTGTTGATGCCTACCTGCGGAGAGTTGAATGTCGATTATAAAGAGTATGGCAGTGCTTATCGTGATGAGGCTGCGTCTCCGGGTTATTATACTAATATCTTGACAAAATATAACATTAAGACAGAAGTTTCGGCAACTCCTCGTACCTCTATTGCCCGTTTTACTTTTCCGGCAGGGAAAAGTCATATTTTAATGAATCTGGGAGAAGGACTTACCAATGAAAGCGGAGCGACTCTCCGGCGTGTAAATGATCGGGAAATAGAAGGTTCTAAGTTATTGGGAACGTTTTGTTATAATCCTCAAGCGGTATTCCCTATTTACTTTGTTATGCGGGTCAGTAAAAGTCCGGCACAGATCGGTTATTGGAAAAAACAACGTCCGATGGCCGGAGTAGAAGCCGAATGGGATAAGGATAACGGAAAGTACAAATTATACACACGTTATGGAAAAGAGATGTCGGGAGATGATGTCGGTGCATTTTTTACATTTGATACACAATCCGGAGAACAAATAGAGGTTCAGATAGGAGTATCATTCGTAAGCATTGCTAATGCTCGGGAGAATTTGGACAAAGAACAGTCGGGTTTTAACTTTGAGAAGGTAAAAGCCGATGCCCGAAAGCAATGGAACGAAGAACTTTCGAAAATAGAGGTAGAGGGCGGCACTCATGATGATAAAGTCGTTTTTTATACGGCATTATACCATATTTTGATCCATCCTAATATTCTGCAAGATGTCAACGGGCAATATCCGGTAATGGAGAGCGACCAGATAAAAACGGCAAAGGGCGATCGTTATACGGTGTTTTCGTTATGGGATACTTATCGGAATGTCCATCAGTTTCTTTCTCTTGTATATCCGGAGAAACAGATGGCAATGGTCAATACGATGATAGACATGTATAAAGAACATGGCTGGTTACCGAAATGGGAGCTTTATGGACGGGAGACACTGACGATGGAAGGTGATCCTTCTATTCCTGTGATAACAGATACATGGTTGCGGGGATTGAGGGATTTCGATATAGATACGGCTTATGAGGCGATGATAAAGTCTGCTACTACTCCGGGAAAAGATAATCTGATGCGTCCGGATAATGACGACTATTTGGGGAAAGGGTATGTTCCGTTAAGAGAACAGTATGATAATTCTGTGTCTCATGCTTTGGAGTATTATATTGCTGATTTTGCCCTTTCTCAGCTTGCCGAGTCTCTCGGAAAGAAAGATGATGCCCGGTTGTTCCATGACCGTTCTTTAGGGTATAAAAATTATTATTGTAAGGAATTCGGTACATTGCGCCCTATTCTTCCGGATGGAAGTTTTTATTCTCCGTTTAATCCGCGTCAAGGAGAGAACTTCGAACCTAATCCCGGTTTTCATGAAGGTAGCGCTTGGAATTATACATTTTATGTTCCGCATGATATACCCGGATTGACAAAGCTTATGGGGGGCAAAAAGCCTTTTATCGATAAACTTCAGAGTGTTTTTGATGAAGGATTGTATGATCCGGCTAATGAACCAGACATTGCTTATCCGTATTTGTTCAGCCAATTTAAAGGAGAAGAATGGCGGACACAAAAAGAAGTGAACCGTTTGCTGAAAAAGTATTTTAAAAATCAACCGGATGGTATTCCGGGAAATGACGATACCGGTACAATGTCTGCTTGGGCGGTTTTCAGTATGATGGGTTTTTATCCCGATTGTCCCGGCTTGCCTCGTTATACTCTTACCTCTCCGTTATTCGATCGGATAACAATTCATCTCGATCCTAAATATTATAAACAGAAAGAGATTATTATAGAAACGGAAAGACCTTCTTCTGATGCTATTTTTATAGATCGGGTAGATCAGAACGATAAAAAAATCAAAGGCTATTTCATTACCCATGACGAGTTAACGCAAAATGGGCCGATTAAATTTGTTTTGAAAAAGTAA
- a CDS encoding RNA polymerase sigma-70 factor: MVSENELNDILLLNLLKADDEKAFKYIFDRYFSPLCRFMYLYVKNQQEVEEMALDIFTYVWENRATLEIKLTFKAYLFQAARNKCLNNIRDRKNTCSIEESGYDAYLEDTSVEVNELNRIIEEAVLSLPEKCGEVFRKSREEHLSNQEIAKEMQISVKTVEAQITKALKMIRKYLGETYSYIW; the protein is encoded by the coding sequence ATGGTATCCGAGAATGAATTGAATGATATTTTATTGCTGAATCTATTAAAAGCGGATGATGAGAAAGCTTTCAAATATATATTTGACCGTTATTTCTCGCCATTGTGTCGTTTTATGTATCTATATGTAAAGAATCAGCAAGAAGTAGAAGAAATGGCTCTGGATATATTTACTTATGTTTGGGAAAACCGAGCTACTTTAGAGATCAAATTGACATTTAAAGCTTATTTGTTTCAAGCTGCACGAAATAAATGTCTGAATAATATTCGGGATCGTAAAAATACTTGTTCCATAGAAGAAAGTGGGTATGATGCTTATTTAGAGGATACGAGTGTTGAGGTTAATGAACTGAATCGTATCATTGAGGAGGCGGTTTTAAGTTTGCCGGAGAAATGTGGAGAAGTTTTTCGGAAAAGTCGAGAGGAACATTTGTCTAATCAGGAAATTGCCAAAGAAATGCAAATTTCGGTAAAAACAGTCGAGGCACAGATAACCAAGGCTTTGAAGATGATAAGGAAATACCTTGGTGAAACATATTCTTATATATGGTAA
- a CDS encoding FecR family protein, with product MKVDIIPWYLIIKHLKRKTSDEEEKLFAIWLKEGKNREIFSSLQKMWQEIVAEVSDYNPDTQYYWTKMKERMQQNTESSKRFSFRSHWRIFAVAASILLVLSFSTTLFLWKVKIVDKPCLAQTYSTISGKSKVILPDGTEVWLHNNTTLSYNNDFGEKDRRVSLNGEAFFSVTKNADKPFIVNADQLNVQVYGTRFNIECFSGKENILVSLLEGSVALYTDENQKTFLKPDQTGIYNKRLSSLSVEKDDVAYAASWAAETVRFERESLAQVCKYLSRWYNVEIEVDPQVSDHYAYTFTVREEPLEEILRLISKTNPVSYSFDGKRRIFIYPVGESHR from the coding sequence ATGAAAGTAGATATAATTCCTTGGTATTTAATTATTAAGCATCTGAAGAGGAAAACTTCGGATGAAGAAGAAAAACTATTTGCAATTTGGTTAAAGGAGGGTAAGAACCGAGAGATATTCAGTTCGTTGCAAAAAATGTGGCAAGAAATTGTGGCAGAAGTTTCGGATTATAATCCTGATACGCAATATTATTGGACAAAAATGAAGGAACGGATGCAGCAAAATACTGAAAGTTCTAAACGTTTTTCTTTCCGTTCTCATTGGCGTATATTTGCCGTTGCAGCATCGATCCTGCTTGTTTTGTCATTTTCGACAACACTTTTTTTATGGAAAGTCAAAATTGTCGATAAACCTTGTTTAGCACAGACATATTCGACTATAAGTGGAAAATCAAAAGTTATTCTTCCGGATGGGACGGAGGTATGGTTACATAACAATACTACGTTGTCCTATAATAATGATTTCGGGGAGAAAGATCGTCGGGTTTCGCTAAATGGAGAGGCATTTTTCTCTGTAACGAAAAATGCCGATAAACCTTTTATTGTGAATGCCGATCAATTAAATGTTCAGGTTTATGGAACACGATTTAATATAGAATGTTTTTCCGGTAAAGAAAACATATTGGTCAGTTTATTGGAAGGTTCGGTTGCGTTATATACCGATGAAAACCAGAAAACGTTCTTGAAACCTGATCAGACGGGTATTTACAATAAAAGGCTTTCGTCTTTGAGTGTCGAGAAAGACGATGTCGCTTATGCGGCATCTTGGGCGGCCGAAACCGTGAGATTCGAAAGGGAATCTCTTGCTCAGGTTTGTAAATATTTGTCGAGATGGTATAATGTTGAGATAGAGGTCGATCCGCAGGTTAGTGACCATTATGCCTATACGTTTACCGTACGTGAAGAACCTCTGGAAGAAATACTGCGTTTGATTTCGAAAACAAATCCTGTTTCATATTCTTTTGATGGGAAAAGGCGGATATTTATTTATCCGGTTGGAGAGAGTCATCGTTGA
- a CDS encoding leucine-rich repeat domain-containing protein, with amino-acid sequence MRTQISLGMKLISICLLALNFTLGLASEPVFVEVQSAGSLSSLIEDSQKNQITDLTITGNLNGTDIRFIREMAGRDVEGNETEGTLSVLDLSGATIVSGGDYYYKQYFEYKTSDNEIGENMFIDCGLSSIVMPDDITVIGTGAFKGCANLVSASISEKVTNIKSSAFEGCSQLESVVFPQNITELGSLSFKGCKALKTFTFPKVTSLADEILSGCDALVSVTIPETVTAVGSLVFAGCIKLAEIHVAASLPPDIGWSWQPFQNVDKNTCKLFIPAGSLASYNSAKEWGDFTNKIEEAEEIEPKIVEVAEAGTLSTFISVDEKNVIKDLTVIGDLNGTDIRFIREMAGRTYDDKECAGSLEILDLSQANIVEGGEPYFYMYSEFRTKNDEFSVYFFKGCKLKTIEFPQSLKVVGNAVFSECYNLSGKIIIPEGVTTIGVSSFEATAIESVELPSSLVTVTDGSMVIDAIGAHAFENCRSLRDINIPESVTTIQTSVFSGCTSLTTITLPKGVTWVRGSAFQDCIGLKEIRVHASVPPKADYQAFYRVDTETCKLMVPEGTRDAYKEADEWKGFDIQEDATLSIQENEINNDSIKVYAVQNGVVIESSVSIPVNVYSISGNLLYEGLSDNKSYIELEQGLYIVKAGDVTTKVVIK; translated from the coding sequence ATGAGAACACAAATTTCTTTGGGAATGAAGCTGATAAGTATTTGCTTGTTAGCTTTAAATTTTACTTTAGGACTGGCATCAGAGCCTGTATTTGTTGAAGTGCAGAGTGCAGGAAGTCTATCCTCTCTTATAGAGGATAGTCAGAAAAATCAGATCACCGACCTTACTATTACCGGAAATCTGAATGGGACGGACATTCGCTTTATCCGTGAGATGGCGGGTAGAGATGTTGAGGGAAATGAAACAGAAGGAACATTGTCGGTGTTGGACTTGTCGGGGGCGACAATCGTTTCAGGGGGCGACTATTACTATAAACAATACTTTGAATACAAGACATCGGATAATGAGATCGGAGAAAATATGTTTATTGATTGCGGTCTTTCTTCTATTGTGATGCCGGATGATATTACCGTGATCGGTACAGGAGCTTTTAAAGGGTGTGCCAACTTGGTTTCAGCTTCGATATCGGAAAAAGTAACAAATATAAAATCGAGTGCTTTTGAGGGGTGTTCTCAATTAGAATCAGTTGTTTTCCCTCAGAATATTACGGAGCTGGGTAGCTTGTCGTTTAAGGGATGTAAGGCTCTTAAGACATTTACTTTTCCTAAAGTGACATCTCTTGCGGATGAAATCCTTAGCGGTTGTGATGCTCTTGTTTCGGTAACGATACCGGAAACTGTAACGGCCGTAGGTTCTTTGGTCTTTGCCGGATGCATAAAATTGGCAGAGATACATGTTGCCGCATCTTTGCCTCCTGATATTGGATGGAGTTGGCAACCTTTTCAAAATGTAGATAAGAATACTTGTAAATTATTTATTCCGGCCGGATCTCTTGCTTCTTATAATTCTGCAAAGGAGTGGGGGGATTTTACCAATAAAATAGAAGAAGCTGAGGAAATAGAGCCTAAGATTGTGGAAGTTGCAGAAGCCGGAACATTATCGACTTTTATTTCTGTGGACGAAAAAAATGTGATAAAAGACTTGACGGTGATCGGAGATTTGAACGGGACGGATATTCGCTTCATTCGTGAAATGGCAGGTCGGACTTATGATGACAAAGAGTGTGCCGGTAGTTTGGAAATTTTGGATTTGTCGCAAGCTAATATTGTAGAGGGTGGTGAACCGTATTTTTATATGTACAGTGAGTTCCGCACTAAAAATGATGAGTTTTCGGTTTATTTTTTCAAGGGGTGTAAGCTGAAAACGATAGAGTTTCCTCAAAGTTTGAAAGTTGTTGGAAATGCTGTATTTTCTGAATGCTATAATTTATCCGGGAAAATTATTATTCCGGAAGGGGTTACTACTATAGGAGTTTCTTCTTTTGAAGCGACAGCAATAGAATCTGTCGAACTACCGTCTTCGTTGGTTACTGTTACAGATGGTTCTATGGTTATAGATGCGATTGGAGCCCATGCTTTTGAAAATTGTCGTTCTTTAAGAGATATAAATATTCCTGAAAGTGTAACGACAATACAGACTTCAGTGTTTAGTGGTTGTACCAGCCTTACTACGATAACATTACCTAAGGGAGTTACTTGGGTACGCGGGAGTGCTTTTCAGGATTGTATTGGATTAAAAGAAATACGGGTTCATGCTTCTGTACCGCCTAAGGCCGATTATCAGGCTTTTTATAGAGTAGATACAGAAACGTGTAAGCTTATGGTTCCAGAGGGTACAAGAGATGCTTATAAAGAAGCTGATGAATGGAAAGGGTTTGATATTCAAGAAGATGCTACTTTGAGTATCCAAGAAAATGAAATAAATAATGATAGTATAAAAGTATATGCTGTTCAGAATGGAGTTGTTATAGAATCATCAGTATCGATTCCGGTAAATGTTTACTCAATTTCTGGAAATCTTCTATATGAAGGATTATCTGATAATAAATCGTATATTGAATTGGAGCAAGGTCTGTATATTGTAAAGGCCGGAGATGTAACTACTAAAGTCGTGATAAAATAA
- a CDS encoding calcineurin-like phosphoesterase C-terminal domain-containing protein: protein MKKLKLVLLWLGIFGFWTVNQASQAQTPINGKVVDTQNRPIPGVVVNNGINFTVTDQNGTYSLPTDIEKCHHISISVPADYYIPVNELNLIEFYKPIKKEKSSDSYNFTLKKRERIEKKFTYLVFSDPQPKNDFHFVRFFTETVPDVKKFLNTKQGDVYGFVEGDIVSDALHLYPLYTSAVASWNIPMMHVIGNHDFDQKFAAFSHTGNKKKYAEHEYESFFGPTDYSLNIGDIHIICMKDIDYLGNKKYNTRFLKEQLEWLKKDLSYVKPGSTVFLNVHVPLFNMLKDSQSNAKSVLSILQKFNVHIFSGHTHFHKNEILANNIYEHNVGAVCGFHWQGNSSRCGTPNGYMIVDVDGDNIRWHFKPTGHDLSYQFKIYKPGEFSSQTEYIVANVWDWDNTYKINWYEDGILKGSMEQFSDIDQDFIDSGRVKVYRTDHLFRAKPSSTAKEIKIEVINRFGETYTKTIEL, encoded by the coding sequence ATGAAAAAATTAAAATTAGTATTGCTTTGGCTCGGGATATTCGGTTTTTGGACTGTGAACCAAGCCTCCCAAGCCCAAACACCTATAAACGGGAAAGTCGTAGATACACAAAACCGTCCTATACCCGGTGTAGTAGTCAATAATGGCATAAATTTTACAGTTACCGACCAAAACGGAACGTATTCATTGCCTACCGATATAGAAAAATGCCACCATATCAGCATTTCAGTTCCGGCCGACTATTATATTCCGGTTAACGAACTGAACCTTATAGAATTTTATAAACCGATAAAAAAAGAAAAAAGTTCAGACTCGTATAATTTTACATTAAAGAAAAGAGAACGGATCGAAAAAAAGTTTACCTATCTCGTTTTTTCAGACCCTCAGCCTAAGAACGATTTTCACTTTGTCCGTTTCTTTACAGAAACTGTCCCCGATGTAAAAAAATTCTTAAATACCAAACAAGGAGATGTTTATGGGTTTGTTGAAGGAGACATCGTCAGTGATGCTCTACACCTATACCCATTATACACCAGTGCTGTCGCTTCATGGAATATCCCTATGATGCATGTTATAGGCAACCATGACTTCGATCAAAAATTTGCGGCATTCAGCCATACAGGAAACAAGAAGAAATATGCAGAGCATGAATACGAATCTTTTTTCGGACCGACAGACTATTCTCTGAATATAGGAGATATTCATATCATTTGCATGAAAGATATCGATTACTTGGGAAATAAAAAATACAATACTCGTTTCTTAAAAGAACAACTGGAATGGCTAAAAAAAGATTTGAGCTATGTAAAACCCGGAAGTACAGTATTTTTAAATGTGCATGTTCCTCTATTTAATATGCTCAAAGACAGTCAATCCAATGCAAAAAGCGTTTTATCTATACTCCAAAAGTTCAACGTACATATTTTCTCGGGACACACCCACTTTCATAAAAATGAGATCTTGGCAAATAATATTTATGAACACAATGTAGGAGCGGTATGCGGATTCCATTGGCAAGGGAATAGCAGTCGCTGCGGTACTCCGAACGGATATATGATCGTCGATGTAGATGGAGATAATATTCGCTGGCACTTTAAGCCGACAGGTCACGATTTGAGTTATCAATTCAAAATATATAAACCCGGAGAATTTTCCTCTCAAACGGAATATATCGTCGCAAACGTTTGGGATTGGGATAATACCTATAAAATAAATTGGTATGAAGACGGTATTTTGAAAGGATCAATGGAACAATTCTCGGATATCGATCAGGATTTCATCGATTCCGGCAGAGTAAAAGTTTATAGAACGGACCATCTATTCCGGGCAAAACCTTCCTCTACAGCAAAAGAAATTAAAATCGAAGTCATCAATCGATTCGGAGAAACATACACCAAAACAATAGAATTATAA